From the Mangifera indica cultivar Alphonso chromosome 10, CATAS_Mindica_2.1, whole genome shotgun sequence genome, one window contains:
- the LOC123227343 gene encoding root phototropism protein 3-like: MLESENESLGGRHYGNGVLSSTKHAVKTAGFEPRGQSRYVATDIPSDFLVQTGDINFHLHKYPMLSRSGKINRLIYESRNPDIVNKIALDDLPGGPEAFELVAKFCYGIAVDITAANVSTLRCAAEYLEMTEDLEEGNLIFKTEAFLSYVVLSSWRYSIIVLKSCEKLSPWAENLQIVRRCSESIAWKACANPKGIRWAYTEKPLKASSPELNDIIDSSPRRKNQSVPPDWGFEDVSILRIDHFVRVITAIKVKGMRSELIGAAIMHYATKWLPGMVREGAGAAGDETSCGSASSSNSWKGGLHMIMARTREDPPTVHFKDQQNIIESLISIIPPKDSVTCSFLLRLLRMANMLKVAPALVNELEKRVGMQFEQVTLADLLIPTYNKGETLYDVELVQRLLEHFLIHEQTESSSPSRQSFSDKHMYDGAQRANNGTSAQMRVARLVDGYLTEVARDRNLSLIKFQVLAEALPESARTCDDGLYRAVDSYLKAHPTLSEHERKRLSRVMDWQKLSMDACMHAAQNERLPLRVVVQVLFSEQAKINNAIATTSLKEAAESQYQPIISNRKTLLEGTPQSFQEGWAAAKKDINTLKFELESSKGKYLELQDEMENLQRQFDKMSKQKQTSAWSSGWKKLSRLTKMKQLEDVQTSADQNRKTPRRWRNSIP; this comes from the exons ATGTTGGAATCCGAAAATGAATCACTTGGCGGAAGACATTATGGCAATGGAGTTCTTAGCTCCACTAAACACGCTGTCAAAACCGCCGGATTTGAGCCCAGGGGTCAATCTCG GTATGTTGCTACTGATATTCCAAGTGACTTTCTGGTTCAAACTGGAGATATTAATTTTCACTTGCACAAG TATCCAATGCTTTCTAGAAGTGGAAAGATAAACAGACTGATATATGAGTCTCGAAACCCGGATATTGTTAACAAGATTGCCCTGGATGATCTTCCTGGAGGACCTGAGGCTTTCGAGCTAGTTGCGAAATTCTGCTATGGGATTGCAGTTGATATAACAGCAGCCAATGTATCCACGCTAAGGTGTGCTGCAGAGTATCTTGAGATGACAGAGGACTTGGAAGAAGGCAACCTGATCTTTAAAACAGAAGCCTTTCTTAgttatgttgttttgtcatCCTGGAGATACTCCATAATTGTATTGAAAAGTTGTGAAAAGCTGTCTCCATGGGCTGAAAATCTTCAGATTGTTCGAAGGTGTAGCGAATCCATAGCTTGGAAGGCTTGTGCAAACCCTAAAGGAATCAGATGGGCTTATACTGAAAAACCCCTAAAAGCTTCGAGTCCAGAATTGAATGATATCATAGATTCAAGTCCCCGTAGGAAGAATCAATCCGTTCCTCCTGATTGGGGGTTTGAAGATGTTTCGATTCTCAGAATCGATCACTTTGTCAGGGTTATTACAGCCATCAAAGTAAAGGGTATGCGATCTGAATTGATCGGGGCTGCAATAATGCATTATGCCACAAAATGGCTTCCAGGTATGGTCAGAGAAGGTGCAGGTGCTGCTGGAGATGAAACAAGCTGTGGCAGTGCCAGTAGTAGCAACAGTTGGAAAGGGGGACTACATATGATCATGGCGAGGACTAGAGAGGATCCTCCGACCGTTCATTTCAAGGATCAACAGAATATCATCGAGAGCCTAATTAGCATAATTCCGCCGAAAGACAGTGTGACATGCAGCTTCCTGCTGAGGCTCCTGAGAATGGCCAACATGTTAAAAGTGGCGCCTGCCTTGGTCAATGAATTGGAGAAACGGGTTGGGATGCAGTTTGAGCAGGTTACATTGGCTGATCTTCTTATTCCTACTTACAATAAAGGAGAAACTTTGTATGATGTGGAGCTTGTGCAGAGGCTTTTGGAGCATTTTCTTATTCATGAACAGACAGAAAGTTCAAGTCCCAGCAGGCAATCTTTTTCGGATAAGCACATGTATGATGGAGCTCAAAGGGCTAATAATGGCACAAGTGCTCAGATGAGAGTGGCAAGGCTTGTTGATGGTTATCTCACTGAAGTAGCCAGAGATAGAAACCTGTCTTTGATAAAATTTCAGGTTTTGGCTGAAGCTTTACCAGAATCTGCAAGGACCTGTGATGATGGACTTTATAGAGCAGTTGATTCCTATCTTAAG GCGCATCCAACACTATCTGAGCATGAAAGGAAGCGGCTAAGTCGAGTGATGGATTGGCAGAAACTGTCAATGGACGCATGCATGCACGCCGCTCAAAACGAAAGGCTCCCTCTAAGAGTTGTGGTGCAAGTCCTCTTCTCAGAACAGGCAAAGATCAACAACGCAATAGCAACCACCTCACTGAAAGAAGCCGCCGAAAGCCAGTACCAGCCCATCATCTCCAACAGAAAGACACTGCTTGAAGGGACGCCGCAGTCATTCCAGGAAGGATGGGCAGCCGCCAAGAAGGATATTAATACActtaagtttgagcttgaaagCTCCAAGGGCAAGTACCTTGAGCTGCAGGATGAGATGGAGAATCTGCAGAGGCAGTTTGATAAGATGTCAAAGCAGAAACAAACTTCTGCATGGAGTAGTGGGTGGAAGAAATTGAGCAGACTTACAAAGATGAAACAGTTGGAGGACGTTCAAACTTCTGCAGATCAGAATAGAAAGACACCTAGAAGATGGAGAAACTCAATCCCCTGA